The proteins below come from a single Candidatus Falkowbacteria bacterium genomic window:
- the ftsW gene encoding putative lipid II flippase FtsW, which produces MAKVVQKIKQTAAAAARLGEPDWPLLAIASAIILFGLIMLTSASGTLAYSRYNDGYYFIKHQIYALVIGIGLFFFFYKNDYHRWQKYAFYLLLFSIALLILVFIPGLASSANFKAHSWINIFGFSLQPSEFVKLFFLIYLAAWLESVGKKMDDFSQGTGPFLAVLAVIAFLMLMQPDFGTLSIIIVTSFAAWFVGGGKISHIVALVAIGILAVVLMVKSSDYQADRIQCYLNPESDSQASCYQLNQSLIAVGSGGLFGRGFGASRQKLMYLPEVSGDAIFPVIGEELGFVFSVGLILLFLGFFYRGYIIAKKAPDQFGRVIAIGIACWLTFQAFINIGGMINLIPMTGVPLPFISSGGTAIMAGLAALGLLLNISRQTKAR; this is translated from the coding sequence ATGGCCAAAGTAGTCCAAAAAATCAAGCAGACCGCTGCCGCCGCCGCTCGTTTGGGCGAGCCGGATTGGCCGCTCTTGGCCATCGCCTCGGCAATCATCCTTTTCGGGCTGATCATGCTGACCAGCGCTTCAGGCACCTTGGCCTACTCCCGCTATAACGACGGCTATTATTTCATCAAGCATCAGATTTACGCCCTGGTCATCGGCATCGGTCTCTTTTTCTTTTTTTACAAGAACGACTATCATCGCTGGCAGAAATATGCCTTCTATCTGCTGTTGTTTTCGATCGCTCTCCTGATCCTGGTTTTCATACCAGGGCTGGCCTCTTCAGCTAATTTCAAAGCCCATAGCTGGATCAATATTTTCGGTTTTTCCTTGCAGCCCTCGGAATTCGTCAAGCTTTTTTTCTTGATTTACCTGGCGGCCTGGCTTGAATCGGTCGGCAAGAAGATGGATGATTTTTCCCAAGGGACCGGTCCTTTTCTGGCGGTTCTCGCCGTCATCGCTTTCCTGATGCTGATGCAGCCGGATTTCGGCACCCTATCCATAATCATCGTCACCTCTTTTGCGGCTTGGTTCGTCGGCGGCGGCAAGATCAGCCATATTGTCGCCCTGGTCGCTATTGGGATCTTGGCCGTGGTGTTGATGGTCAAGTCATCAGACTATCAGGCCGACCGCATCCAGTGCTATCTCAACCCGGAAAGCGATTCGCAAGCCTCCTGCTATCAGCTCAATCAGTCGCTGATCGCCGTCGGTTCCGGCGGTTTATTCGGCCGCGGCTTCGGTGCTAGCCGCCAGAAGCTGATGTATCTGCCTGAAGTTTCGGGTGACGCTATTTTCCCGGTCATCGGCGAAGAGCTCGGGTTCGTCTTTTCCGTCGGCTTGATCCTGCTTTTCCTGGGCTTCTTCTACCGCGGCTACATCATTGCCAAGAAAGCGCCGGACCAATTCGGGCGGGTGATCGCCATCGGCATCGCCTGCTGGCTGACCTTTCAGGCTTTCATTAATATCGGCGGGATGATCAATCTGATTCCGATGACCGGCGTGCCGCTGCCGTTCATCTCAAGCGGCGGCACGGCCATCATGGCCGGGTTAGCTGCCCTGGGGCTACTTCTGAATATCAGCCGCCAGACCAAAGCCAGATAG
- a CDS encoding type II/IV secretion system protein, giving the protein MLQAEQIKEILASANILPKENFDKIAKEAQDIGKNLEDYLAEKKIISTNALYEKAASFHDLPFINLKEQNIRKDVLLTVPEAIASTHELIAFDSNAKEIFLATLDPADLEIFEFIKKKTGLEPRVHLTTPEGIQYGIKQYHKSLKAEFDSLEDAPMSEGTGSDEDLKKLATNLPVVRVVDTLLEYAIFEDASDIHIEPEEREVNVRYRIDGILRHVMTLPKNIQSGITARIKILANLKVDEHRLPQDGRFKISNKEYKVSFRVSILPTFDGEKIVMRLLREKAQVLTLEQLGFQASALEAIKRNIDKPHGLILVTGPTGSGKSTTLYTVLNILNTPEVNISTIEDPIEYRMPHVNQSQVNSKIGFTFAAGLRAFLRQDPNIIMVGEIRDEETAEIAIHAAMTGHLVLSTLHTNDAINTLPRLSDMGVPSFLLATTANVIIAQRLVRKICPNCIQSFSLDKKTVEDMRKHFDMDAIIKTMIREKIITSNKGLESLLFYRGKGCKQCNDTGYKGRMGIYEVLDITPPISNLILKKASEVEIKQEAIDQKMITIIEDGFIKAKNGITTIEEIMRVTKE; this is encoded by the coding sequence ATGCTTCAAGCCGAACAAATAAAGGAAATCCTGGCCTCGGCCAACATACTGCCGAAGGAAAATTTCGACAAAATAGCCAAAGAAGCCCAGGATATCGGCAAAAATCTCGAAGACTATCTGGCGGAAAAGAAAATAATCAGCACCAACGCCCTTTACGAAAAGGCTGCCAGCTTCCACGATCTGCCTTTCATAAACCTCAAGGAGCAGAATATCCGCAAGGACGTCCTTTTAACGGTGCCTGAAGCGATCGCCTCGACCCACGAGCTGATCGCCTTCGACAGCAACGCCAAGGAAATCTTCCTGGCAACGCTCGACCCGGCCGACCTTGAAATCTTTGAGTTTATCAAGAAGAAGACTGGCCTTGAGCCGCGAGTCCACCTCACCACCCCCGAAGGCATCCAATATGGCATCAAGCAGTATCACAAGAGCCTTAAAGCCGAATTCGACAGCCTTGAAGACGCCCCGATGTCCGAGGGCACCGGATCGGACGAAGACTTGAAGAAGCTGGCTACCAATCTTCCGGTTGTCCGCGTCGTCGATACTCTGCTCGAATATGCCATCTTCGAAGATGCCAGCGATATCCACATCGAGCCTGAAGAACGTGAGGTCAACGTCCGTTACCGCATCGACGGCATCTTGCGCCATGTCATGACCCTGCCCAAGAATATCCAATCCGGCATCACCGCCCGCATTAAGATATTGGCCAACCTTAAGGTCGACGAACACCGCCTGCCCCAGGACGGACGCTTCAAAATCAGCAATAAGGAATACAAGGTCTCTTTCCGCGTCTCGATACTTCCGACTTTCGACGGCGAAAAGATCGTTATGCGCCTTTTGCGCGAAAAAGCCCAGGTCCTGACACTGGAACAGCTCGGTTTCCAAGCCTCCGCCCTCGAGGCTATCAAGCGCAATATCGACAAGCCGCACGGTTTGATCCTAGTCACCGGTCCGACCGGATCAGGCAAATCCACAACACTGTACACAGTGCTCAACATCCTCAATACCCCTGAGGTCAATATTTCAACTATCGAAGACCCGATCGAATACCGCATGCCGCACGTCAACCAGTCGCAAGTGAATTCCAAGATCGGCTTCACCTTCGCCGCCGGCTTGCGCGCTTTCTTGCGCCAGGATCCGAACATCATCATGGTCGGCGAAATCCGCGACGAGGAGACGGCCGAAATCGCCATCCACGCCGCCATGACCGGTCATCTCGTGCTTTCCACTCTGCATACCAACGACGCCATCAATACCCTGCCCCGCCTTTCCGACATGGGCGTGCCATCCTTTCTTTTGGCCACCACCGCCAACGTCATCATCGCTCAGCGCTTGGTCCGCAAGATCTGCCCCAACTGCATACAGAGCTTCAGTCTCGACAAGAAAACCGTGGAAGATATGCGCAAGCATTTCGATATGGACGCGATAATCAAGACGATGATCCGAGAAAAGATAATCACCTCGAACAAAGGCCTTGAATCGCTGCTTTTTTACCGCGGCAAGGGCTGCAAGCAATGCAACGACACCGGCTATAAAGGACGCATGGGCATTTATGAAGTCTTGGACATCACGCCTCCGATATCCAACTTGATTCTCAAGAAAGCATCCGAGGTCGAAATCAAGCAGGAGGCGATCGATCAGAAGATGATCACCATCATCGAGGACGGTTTCATCAAAGCCAAGAATGGCATCACCACCATAGAAGAAATAATGCGCGTAACCAAAGAATAG
- the mraY gene encoding phospho-N-acetylmuramoyl-pentapeptide-transferase yields MEPQSFYLIRILFLTAVAFLFAVAWTPLLTHFLFKYKMGKSIRNSGSTPIFSKLHAAKAGTPTMGGILIWVTVLIIALSLYYLATLTDIALFKNLNFLSRKETLLPLGALVATALVGLFDDWLDVRGRGVFGGGGLKIWHRLLIYALIALVGAWWFYFKLDWDTFHVPFYGDVQLGWSYLLIFVFVIVATSFSVNETDGLDGLAGGVLMTSFAAYGVIAFAEQRYDLATFCGVIVGALLAFLWFNINPARFFMGDTGAMSLGVTLGVIAMLTNSALILPIIGFVFVMESMSVIIQMTSKKLRGGKKIFLSSPIHHHFEALGWSEPKIVMRFWVIAQVSAAIGLVVLLLDKSLI; encoded by the coding sequence ATGGAGCCGCAAAGTTTTTATTTGATCAGGATACTTTTCTTGACTGCCGTCGCCTTTCTTTTTGCCGTCGCCTGGACCCCGCTTTTGACTCACTTCTTGTTCAAGTACAAGATGGGCAAATCGATCCGCAATAGCGGCAGTACGCCGATATTCTCGAAGCTTCATGCTGCCAAGGCCGGTACTCCGACGATGGGCGGGATCTTGATCTGGGTTACTGTCCTGATCATCGCGCTGTCGCTTTACTATCTGGCAACGCTGACGGATATCGCTTTGTTCAAAAATCTGAATTTCCTTTCGCGCAAAGAGACCTTGCTGCCGCTCGGCGCCTTGGTAGCGACGGCCTTGGTCGGCCTGTTCGATGATTGGCTCGATGTCCGGGGCAGGGGGGTTTTCGGCGGCGGCGGCCTCAAGATCTGGCACCGGCTGCTGATTTACGCCTTGATTGCCTTGGTCGGAGCCTGGTGGTTCTATTTCAAGCTTGATTGGGATACTTTCCATGTGCCGTTCTACGGCGATGTCCAGCTCGGCTGGTCCTATCTCTTGATATTCGTCTTCGTCATCGTAGCGACTTCTTTTTCCGTCAACGAGACGGATGGACTCGATGGTCTGGCTGGCGGCGTGCTGATGACCAGCTTCGCCGCCTATGGCGTGATCGCTTTCGCGGAGCAGCGCTATGACCTGGCCACTTTCTGCGGCGTCATCGTCGGCGCCCTCCTAGCTTTCTTGTGGTTCAATATCAATCCTGCCCGTTTTTTCATGGGTGATACCGGGGCAATGAGCCTCGGCGTGACGCTGGGCGTAATCGCAATGCTGACCAATAGCGCTTTGATCCTGCCGATAATCGGCTTCGTCTTCGTCATGGAATCGATGTCGGTCATCATCCAGATGACCTCCAAGAAGCTCCGCGGAGGCAAGAAGATATTCCTTTCCTCGCCGATCCACCACCATTTCGAAGCGCTGGGCTGGTCCGAGCCGAAGATCGTCATGCGTTTTTGGGTCATCGCCCAAGTCTCGGCCGCTATCGGCTTGGTGGTCCTGTTGCTGGACAAGAGCTTAATCTGA
- the murG gene encoding undecaprenyldiphospho-muramoylpentapeptide beta-N-acetylglucosaminyltransferase produces the protein MPKNNYKILLAGGGTGGSVSPLLAIAETLRKSGDEFEFIWLGGRGGIEETMVKRAGIGFQPIRNGKLRRYWSWHNVVDPWLILFGLVESFLFMKKWRPGLIVTAGSYISVPVVWAGSLLKIPIIVHQQDLRPGLANRLMSPFAAVITVTFEKSLADFKEKAQWFGNPLRQSFISAGKNAPSKVPAKSGLPSLLVLGGGTGAEALNVLIEESAPLLAEFCQVLHVTGPNKNTATTAARKHYRSVPFLNEKEMAEACASADLVLTRAGIGTLSELAYLGKPALIVPMPGTHQEDNAEFFRDAHAGAVLDQRQLTPELLATIIKESINDQDLLQELGGNISRLAKRDANETFAKAVKSLAIRT, from the coding sequence ATGCCAAAGAATAATTATAAAATATTGCTTGCAGGCGGTGGGACGGGCGGTTCAGTCAGTCCGCTTTTAGCTATCGCCGAGACTTTGCGCAAGTCGGGCGATGAGTTCGAATTCATCTGGCTGGGCGGGCGCGGCGGCATCGAGGAGACCATGGTCAAGCGCGCCGGAATCGGTTTCCAACCGATCCGTAACGGCAAGCTGCGGCGTTATTGGTCGTGGCACAATGTCGTCGACCCTTGGCTCATCCTTTTCGGCCTAGTCGAGTCGTTTCTTTTCATGAAAAAGTGGCGCCCAGGACTGATCGTCACCGCCGGGAGCTATATCAGCGTTCCGGTCGTCTGGGCAGGCAGCCTTTTGAAAATACCGATCATCGTGCACCAGCAGGATCTGCGCCCAGGATTGGCCAATCGCCTGATGTCGCCTTTTGCCGCAGTCATTACTGTAACTTTTGAGAAATCACTTGCCGACTTCAAGGAGAAGGCCCAATGGTTCGGCAATCCGCTTCGGCAATCATTCATCTCTGCGGGCAAGAATGCTCCGTCAAAGGTACCGGCGAAGTCCGGACTGCCTTCACTCTTGGTCTTGGGCGGCGGTACCGGAGCGGAAGCCTTGAATGTCTTGATCGAGGAGTCGGCCCCGTTGCTAGCGGAGTTCTGCCAAGTGCTGCACGTCACGGGACCGAACAAGAATACCGCCACGACCGCGGCGCGCAAGCACTACCGCTCCGTACCGTTCCTTAACGAGAAGGAAATGGCCGAGGCCTGTGCTTCGGCTGATCTGGTCCTGACCCGTGCCGGAATCGGGACCCTTTCCGAATTAGCCTATCTTGGCAAGCCGGCTCTGATCGTGCCGATGCCAGGCACTCACCAGGAGGATAATGCGGAATTTTTCCGCGACGCTCACGCCGGAGCCGTCCTGGACCAGCGGCAGTTGACGCCGGAGCTCCTAGCGACCATAATCAAAGAATCGATCAACGACCAAGACCTGCTCCAGGAGCTTGGCGGCAACATCAGCCGCTTAGCCAAGAGGGACGCTAACGAAACGTTCGCCAAAGCGGTCAAGTCGCTGGCAATAAGGACTTAA
- the murC gene encoding UDP-N-acetylmuramate--L-alanine ligase, which yields MDLARIKKAYLIGIKGVGMTMLAQFLAEQGIEVSGSDVKETFMTDAILGRLGIRVHEGFSEANVPADADLIIYSTAYNSKTNPELAKAVIGKTRSIPYAVALGEIFNQKYGIAVAGSAGKTTTTAWLGYLLNRSGFEPNVLVGANVPQFNGASLVSRSDLMLIEADEYQNKLQYFQPKAVLLNNIDYDHPDYFPTLESYQRVFLDFIQKIPRKGFLVANFDDDFIRRTARVNCHGRVIGYAIDQPADYVAYDIRSAGGRQYFKVRMAAREDDPTFADPSHNHDHAEAASELGDFRISLAGRHNISNALAVIAAAIELEVPLLDIRRYIGEFTSTSRRMELMGEYRGVPIVDDYAHHPAKVKAALDGIRQLYPKERLVVVFHPHTFTRTKALIDEFAASFAPVDELVVLDIYGSAREEQGGVSSLDLIAKIKDLPEQPKAVVHQPRLEDAEQYLRQTVKKGDVVLLMGAGDVFRVGEKLVGK from the coding sequence ATGGATCTGGCAAGAATCAAAAAAGCATACCTGATCGGGATCAAGGGCGTCGGCATGACGATGCTCGCTCAGTTTTTGGCTGAGCAGGGAATCGAGGTTTCTGGCAGCGACGTCAAGGAGACGTTCATGACAGACGCCATTTTAGGGCGTCTGGGCATCCGGGTGCATGAAGGCTTCAGCGAAGCGAACGTGCCGGCGGATGCTGACCTGATCATCTATTCGACAGCTTACAATAGCAAGACCAACCCCGAATTGGCCAAGGCGGTCATCGGCAAGACGAGATCGATTCCGTACGCAGTGGCACTTGGAGAAATTTTCAACCAGAAATACGGCATCGCAGTGGCCGGTTCGGCCGGCAAGACCACGACCACAGCCTGGCTGGGGTATCTCCTTAATCGGAGCGGCTTTGAGCCGAACGTATTAGTCGGAGCTAATGTGCCGCAATTCAACGGCGCCAGCTTGGTCAGCCGTTCCGATCTCATGCTGATCGAAGCCGATGAATACCAGAACAAGCTTCAATACTTCCAGCCCAAGGCGGTGCTTTTGAACAATATCGATTACGATCATCCCGATTATTTTCCGACATTGGAATCATATCAGCGAGTCTTTCTTGACTTCATCCAGAAGATTCCGCGCAAGGGCTTTCTGGTGGCTAATTTCGATGACGACTTCATCCGCCGGACAGCTCGTGTCAATTGCCACGGCCGGGTTATCGGCTACGCCATCGATCAGCCAGCCGACTATGTCGCCTACGACATTCGCTCGGCCGGCGGCCGGCAATATTTCAAAGTCCGTATGGCGGCACGCGAAGATGATCCGACTTTCGCCGATCCGTCCCATAACCATGATCACGCCGAAGCCGCTTCGGAGCTGGGTGATTTCAGAATCTCTTTGGCTGGCCGCCACAACATCAGCAACGCCTTGGCGGTCATCGCTGCCGCCATCGAGCTGGAGGTGCCGCTTCTGGACATCCGCCGCTACATCGGCGAATTCACCAGCACCAGCCGACGCATGGAATTGATGGGGGAGTATCGCGGCGTCCCGATCGTGGATGATTATGCGCACCATCCGGCCAAAGTAAAGGCCGCCCTCGATGGTATCCGCCAGCTTTATCCCAAGGAGCGTTTGGTCGTCGTCTTTCATCCGCATACTTTTACTAGGACCAAGGCCCTGATTGACGAATTTGCCGCCAGCTTCGCGCCAGTAGACGAGCTGGTGGTCCTGGATATCTACGGCAGCGCCCGCGAAGAACAGGGTGGTGTGTCGAGTCTCGACCTCATAGCCAAGATCAAGGATCTGCCCGAGCAGCCCAAGGCGGTCGTGCATCAGCCGAGATTGGAAGATGCCGAGCAGTATCTGCGCCAGACCGTCAAGAAAGGCGATGTCGTCCTCTTGATGGGGGCCGGCGACGTCTTCCGTGTCGGCGAGAAATTGGTGGGAAAATAA